In Cottoperca gobio chromosome 1, fCotGob3.1, whole genome shotgun sequence, a genomic segment contains:
- the LOC115012005 gene encoding uncharacterized protein LOC115012005 isoform X2, with protein sequence MAGLCWMALAFFLSAGDSLAAVDQSWLASVIEGIKNEYALGDTFSLAVNVPQNQDINDLQQVFQDDPADKVKQTVSQGQVYRGTRVVAAAQSQAVSRVLENIQPFVKSSQGNFLIIYSEKSPCGPTCTTNANDNSTSGEINDIIQNWSGYAFVFSRVVKVPAADTSQLSESFKRLGISKLGLDNIFRCYKPRDDPFQCSSCSSGGDVTPSCVANDAQSNQEQGVSESTGTDTGEETAPGEEMGAGIGGGTGGRVSRCKGRGSRKGGCKRRGGGRRGRGGVKRQCKRTGGCKRRGGGRRVRGGVKRQCKRTRGCKRRGGGRRGRGGRVRKVRKQRRGGRGGRRGNPRGGRRGKGKRRGNFRRRSNRRAGGRSRNRRRSRRGWGLQ encoded by the exons ATGGCCGGCCTGTGCTGGATGGCTCTGGCCTTCTTCCTGTCTGCTGGAGACAGTTTGGCTGCTGTGGACCAGAGCTGGCTCGCAAGTGTCATAGAAGGCATCAAGAATGA GTATGCACTCGGTGACACCTTCAGTCTGGCTGTGAACGTCCCACAGAACCAAGACATAAATGATCTTCAGCAAGTCTTTCAGGATGATCCAGCAGACAAAGTGAAACAAACGGTTTCACAGGGTCAAGTGTACCGGGGCACACGGGTGGTGGCAGCAGCACAATCACAGGCAGTGTCACGTGTTCTAGAAAACATACAACCCTTCGTTAAAAGCAGTCAGGGCAATTTCCTCATCATCTACTCTGAAAAATCCCCATGTGGCCCGACGTGTACAACAAATGCAAATGATAACAGTACCTCTGGCGAGATAAACGACATCATTCAGAACTGGAGTGGTTATGCGTTTGTGTTTTCTAGAGTAGTCAAagttcctgctgcagacacGTCTCAACTGTCTGAATCCTTTAAACGACTTGGGATTTCTAAACTTGGGCTTGATAACATATTCCGTTGTTATAAACCTAGAGATGATCCTTTTcagtgcagcagctgctcctcAGGTGGAGATGTTACACCTTCATGTGTTGCAAACGATGCCCAGTCAAATCAAGAACAGGGCGTAAGTGAGTCAACAGGCACAGACACAGGCGAAGAAACAGCACCAGGAGAAGAAATGGGCGCAGGCATAGGTGGAGGAACAGGCGGACGAGTGAGCAGGTGCAAAGGACGTGGCAGTCGTAAAGGAGGCTGTAAGCGTAGAGGCGGCGGTCGGCGTGGAAGAGGTGGGGTTAAGAGACAATGCAAACGTACCGGAGGCTGTAAGCGTAGAGGTGGCGGACGGCGTGTAAGAGGTGGGGTTAAGAGACAATGCAAACGTACCAGAGGCTGTAAGCGTAGAGGTGGCGGTCGGCGTGGTAGAGGTGGCAGGGTTAGGAAAGTGCGGAagcaaagaagaggaggaagaggtggaagaagggGTAACCCTCGAGGGGGGCGCAGAGGCAAAGGTAAACGAAGGGGCAATTTTAGAAGACGCAGCAACCGTAGAGCAGGAGGTAGAAGCAGGAACAGGCGTAGAAGCAGGCGTGGGTGGGGACTGCAATAA
- the LOC115012005 gene encoding uncharacterized protein LOC115012005 isoform X1 translates to MKKMAGLCWMALAFFLSAGDSLAAVDQSWLASVIEGIKNEYALGDTFSLAVNVPQNQDINDLQQVFQDDPADKVKQTVSQGQVYRGTRVVAAAQSQAVSRVLENIQPFVKSSQGNFLIIYSEKSPCGPTCTTNANDNSTSGEINDIIQNWSGYAFVFSRVVKVPAADTSQLSESFKRLGISKLGLDNIFRCYKPRDDPFQCSSCSSGGDVTPSCVANDAQSNQEQGVSESTGTDTGEETAPGEEMGAGIGGGTGGRVSRCKGRGSRKGGCKRRGGGRRGRGGVKRQCKRTGGCKRRGGGRRVRGGVKRQCKRTRGCKRRGGGRRGRGGRVRKVRKQRRGGRGGRRGNPRGGRRGKGKRRGNFRRRSNRRAGGRSRNRRRSRRGWGLQ, encoded by the exons atgaaaaag ATGGCCGGCCTGTGCTGGATGGCTCTGGCCTTCTTCCTGTCTGCTGGAGACAGTTTGGCTGCTGTGGACCAGAGCTGGCTCGCAAGTGTCATAGAAGGCATCAAGAATGA GTATGCACTCGGTGACACCTTCAGTCTGGCTGTGAACGTCCCACAGAACCAAGACATAAATGATCTTCAGCAAGTCTTTCAGGATGATCCAGCAGACAAAGTGAAACAAACGGTTTCACAGGGTCAAGTGTACCGGGGCACACGGGTGGTGGCAGCAGCACAATCACAGGCAGTGTCACGTGTTCTAGAAAACATACAACCCTTCGTTAAAAGCAGTCAGGGCAATTTCCTCATCATCTACTCTGAAAAATCCCCATGTGGCCCGACGTGTACAACAAATGCAAATGATAACAGTACCTCTGGCGAGATAAACGACATCATTCAGAACTGGAGTGGTTATGCGTTTGTGTTTTCTAGAGTAGTCAAagttcctgctgcagacacGTCTCAACTGTCTGAATCCTTTAAACGACTTGGGATTTCTAAACTTGGGCTTGATAACATATTCCGTTGTTATAAACCTAGAGATGATCCTTTTcagtgcagcagctgctcctcAGGTGGAGATGTTACACCTTCATGTGTTGCAAACGATGCCCAGTCAAATCAAGAACAGGGCGTAAGTGAGTCAACAGGCACAGACACAGGCGAAGAAACAGCACCAGGAGAAGAAATGGGCGCAGGCATAGGTGGAGGAACAGGCGGACGAGTGAGCAGGTGCAAAGGACGTGGCAGTCGTAAAGGAGGCTGTAAGCGTAGAGGCGGCGGTCGGCGTGGAAGAGGTGGGGTTAAGAGACAATGCAAACGTACCGGAGGCTGTAAGCGTAGAGGTGGCGGACGGCGTGTAAGAGGTGGGGTTAAGAGACAATGCAAACGTACCAGAGGCTGTAAGCGTAGAGGTGGCGGTCGGCGTGGTAGAGGTGGCAGGGTTAGGAAAGTGCGGAagcaaagaagaggaggaagaggtggaagaagggGTAACCCTCGAGGGGGGCGCAGAGGCAAAGGTAAACGAAGGGGCAATTTTAGAAGACGCAGCAACCGTAGAGCAGGAGGTAGAAGCAGGAACAGGCGTAGAAGCAGGCGTGGGTGGGGACTGCAATAA